Proteins from a single region of ANME-2 cluster archaeon:
- a CDS encoding signal recognition particle protein Srp19, whose translation MLRDKDKYVIWPAYIDKGNSISGGRVIPRKISITSPELKEIVQAAKELGLNPTVERDKAYPKSWWKVSGRVLVDKKGVKSGIVREIARKIGGMRG comes from the coding sequence ATGCTCAGAGACAAGGATAAGTATGTGATATGGCCTGCTTATATTGATAAAGGCAATAGTATAAGCGGTGGGCGTGTCATACCAAGGAAGATATCGATCACCTCGCCTGAGTTGAAGGAGATCGTGCAGGCTGCAAAGGAACTGGGGCTAAACCCTACGGTGGAAAGGGATAAGGCTTACCCGAAATCATGGTGGAAGGTCAGCGGACGGGTGCTGGTGGATAAGAAGGGGGTTAAGTCCGGGATTGTGAGGGAGATCGCAAGGAAGATTGGGGGGATGCGCGGGTGA
- a CDS encoding 3-isopropylmalate dehydratase large subunit, which translates to MATISEKIFSRASKSDARAGDFVIADVDCAMAHDGTSVLAVKAFREMEVQKVWDPARIVIPFDHIVPASTDVAANLQHDIRQWVQQQGIPNMYDVGEGICHQVLPEQGFALPGRLIVGADSHSCTYGAFGAFGTGVGATDMAEIFASGRLWFRVPQTMRITIEGKMAERVSAKDLTLHVIKHVGADGATYKAMEYYGNAIEEMSISGRMTLCNMAIEMGGKAGIVPPDKKTGEFLKGRAIDAYTPVYADEAADYIEEINLDIDGLAPQVAKPHSVDNVCDVDEVAGINVDQVFIGSCTNGRLEDLEAAARILKGKKVAVRTVVIPASRTVLLEAIEMGYISSIIEAGATLGPPGCGPCLGAHLGVLAEGEVCVSTSNRNFKGRMGKGGLLYLASPETAAASALKGEIADPRLV; encoded by the coding sequence TTGGCAACAATAAGTGAAAAAATATTTAGCAGGGCATCGAAATCTGATGCCCGTGCCGGTGATTTTGTGATTGCCGATGTAGACTGTGCAATGGCACACGACGGCACCAGCGTACTGGCAGTAAAGGCATTCAGGGAGATGGAAGTGCAGAAAGTCTGGGACCCGGCACGGATAGTGATCCCGTTTGACCATATTGTGCCTGCAAGTACTGATGTGGCTGCCAACCTGCAGCATGACATCCGGCAGTGGGTGCAGCAGCAGGGCATCCCGAACATGTATGATGTGGGTGAAGGTATCTGCCACCAGGTGTTACCTGAGCAGGGATTTGCCCTTCCCGGCAGGCTGATAGTGGGTGCAGATTCCCATTCATGTACCTACGGTGCCTTTGGCGCATTCGGTACAGGTGTGGGTGCCACTGATATGGCCGAGATATTTGCATCTGGCAGATTGTGGTTCCGTGTCCCTCAGACCATGAGGATCACTATTGAAGGAAAAATGGCAGAGCGAGTGTCTGCAAAGGACCTGACACTACATGTGATCAAGCATGTAGGTGCTGATGGTGCGACCTACAAGGCCATGGAATATTATGGTAATGCCATTGAGGAGATGAGCATTTCGGGCAGGATGACGCTGTGCAATATGGCTATTGAGATGGGGGGGAAGGCAGGGATCGTGCCACCTGATAAAAAGACCGGGGAGTTCCTCAAAGGGCGGGCCATAGATGCCTATACTCCTGTATATGCAGATGAAGCTGCTGATTATATTGAAGAGATCAATCTGGATATTGATGGCCTGGCTCCACAGGTGGCAAAACCCCACAGTGTTGATAATGTGTGTGATGTGGATGAAGTGGCAGGGATCAATGTGGACCAGGTCTTTATCGGTTCATGCACCAACGGCCGGCTGGAGGACCTGGAAGCGGCAGCCCGGATACTAAAGGGAAAAAAGGTGGCTGTTCGTACTGTGGTCATACCTGCTTCAAGGACTGTGCTGCTTGAGGCTATTGAGATGGGATATATCTCCAGTATTATCGAAGCTGGAGCTACATTGGGACCACCGGGCTGCGGGCCATGCCTGGGTGCCCATCTGGGTGTGCTGGCAGAAGGTGAGGTGTGCGTGTCTACGTCCAACCGCAACTTCAAAGGCAGGATGGGGAAGGGGGGACTGCTGTATCTTGCCTCTCCTGAAACTGCGGCTGCATCGGCTTTGAAAGGCGAGATTGCAGATCCAAGGCTGGTTTGA
- the aksA gene encoding homoaconitate hydratase (in Methanococcus jannaschii this protein catalyzes the condensation of alpha-ketoglutarate and acetyl-CoA to form trans-homoaconitate; functions in alphaketosuberate synthesis which is a precursor in coenzyme B and biotin synthesis): MQYSRNKLVDLVGKKPGDIEICDVTLRDGEQTPGTAFTLNEKKNIAQGLDNIGVEIIEAGFPVVSHVERDTVREIANMGLNAKICCLSRSVIPDIDVAIGCDVDIVSIFIATSDLHLKYKYHKTCAEATLCAFDALEYAKDHGLTVRFAAEDATRTDINVLKSVFKMAEERHADYLSIADTVGILNPSTTYYLVSEIKKEINADICIHCHNDLGMATANTIAAAEAGAKQLHTTVNGLGERAGNASLEELLMALMVQYGIERYNTTDLTRLSRMVVEYSGVKMAKNKAVVGEHAFAHESGIHVAAILEEPSTYELFSPELVGGKRSLIIGKHTGTKALKGIIHTMGYDLNHDQLCDLLEKVKDCTHAKRGIPCKRLDDFIQEIIAG, translated from the coding sequence ATGCAGTATTCCAGAAACAAACTGGTCGACCTTGTTGGAAAAAAACCAGGTGACATAGAGATATGTGATGTAACCTTAAGGGATGGTGAACAGACACCAGGTACAGCCTTTACCCTGAATGAAAAGAAAAATATAGCTCAGGGACTAGATAATATCGGTGTAGAAATAATCGAAGCCGGATTTCCAGTAGTATCCCACGTTGAGCGGGATACTGTAAGGGAGATTGCAAATATGGGTCTTAATGCAAAGATCTGCTGCTTATCCCGTTCTGTGATACCGGATATTGATGTTGCCATAGGTTGCGATGTGGATATCGTAAGCATATTCATTGCCACGTCTGACCTTCATTTGAAATATAAGTACCATAAGACATGTGCTGAAGCTACACTATGCGCATTTGATGCCCTGGAATATGCCAAAGATCACGGGCTTACGGTAAGGTTTGCTGCTGAAGATGCAACACGTACGGATATAAATGTCTTGAAAAGTGTGTTCAAGATGGCAGAAGAACGGCATGCCGATTATTTAAGTATAGCAGATACAGTAGGGATATTGAATCCCAGTACAACATATTATCTTGTCAGTGAGATAAAAAAAGAGATAAATGCCGATATCTGTATTCACTGCCATAATGACTTAGGGATGGCTACTGCCAACACCATCGCTGCTGCAGAAGCAGGAGCTAAACAGCTCCATACTACTGTCAACGGTCTGGGGGAGAGAGCAGGTAATGCTTCACTGGAAGAGTTACTTATGGCATTGATGGTCCAGTACGGCATTGAGCGGTATAATACCACAGATTTAACAAGGCTGTCAAGAATGGTAGTGGAATATTCCGGGGTAAAAATGGCAAAGAATAAGGCGGTGGTGGGTGAACATGCTTTTGCCCATGAGAGCGGTATCCACGTGGCCGCAATCCTGGAAGAGCCCAGCACATATGAACTGTTCTCTCCTGAACTGGTGGGAGGTAAGCGAAGCCTGATCATTGGCAAGCATACTGGTACCAAGGCATTGAAGGGAATCATCCATACGATGGGTTATGACCTGAACCATGACCAGTTATGCGACCTGCTTGAAAAGGTGAAGGACTGCACCCATGCCAAGAGGGGTATACCCTGCAAACGCCTTGACGATTTTATCCAGGAAATTATAGCAGGATGA
- a CDS encoding indolepyruvate ferredoxin oxidoreductase subunit alpha yields the protein MPPMSEPITGSHALVFGALDSGISLATGVPGYPITGIMKLLLGSGVDARWSINEKVALEAALGASATGRRSLVTVKHVGMNILADPLITSATHTIGAGLVILTGDDPGVKQSQNEQDSRYYGLLAEVPVLDPSGPEAAYNSMRRAFLLSEKVRTPVIIRLTDRLNSMEEAVKRTPAATGDFQKFDRDTWTFTMKGKHQRFHCETYPLMEKESTMAGTHRLYQRGKGIGIISSGYLSSLVEMIISADRFRNISHLALTQVNPLPRPIINKFIAQHSRILVIEETEPVIEEQIYCSGVLGKLTGHTGYGIIEASDIILALENIDMDKISRMCEPETRKSRGLTSTTGGLSKNTCEDCPYLGLYEVLGSLDVPVAGDLGCSVRTAPPPMEVVDIAYSLGSSIATATGFAEKGIALVGDFGLVHTGLQGLIEAVHHHKSVLVVVLQNNIAALTGGQDVPDMTNVVQTLVPDTLILDIRNTWEDELATIIKTELGKDGVSVMLARATCTKY from the coding sequence ATGCCACCAATGTCAGAACCTATTACCGGCTCACATGCCCTGGTGTTCGGCGCACTTGATTCAGGTATCTCTCTTGCAACCGGGGTTCCGGGCTATCCAATTACCGGCATAATGAAACTACTGCTCGGGTCCGGTGTGGATGCCCGTTGGTCCATTAACGAAAAAGTCGCACTGGAAGCGGCACTCGGTGCTTCGGCCACAGGCCGGCGTTCACTGGTCACAGTCAAGCACGTAGGAATGAACATACTCGCCGACCCGCTCATCACTTCGGCTACTCACACCATAGGGGCCGGCCTGGTGATACTGACAGGTGACGACCCGGGCGTGAAGCAGAGCCAGAACGAACAGGATTCCCGGTATTACGGCCTGCTGGCAGAAGTGCCGGTGCTTGACCCGTCGGGCCCGGAGGCAGCATATAATTCGATGCGACGCGCATTCCTGCTGTCTGAAAAGGTACGCACGCCTGTGATCATACGCTTGACAGACAGGTTGAACAGTATGGAGGAGGCAGTAAAGAGAACTCCAGCCGCCACTGGTGATTTTCAAAAGTTTGACCGGGACACCTGGACCTTTACAATGAAAGGAAAACACCAGCGGTTCCATTGTGAAACATACCCGCTAATGGAAAAAGAGAGTACAATGGCAGGTACACACAGGCTTTACCAGCGTGGCAAAGGCATTGGTATCATCTCTTCAGGTTATCTCTCAAGCTTGGTAGAAATGATCATCTCTGCTGACAGATTCAGGAATATCTCACACCTGGCATTGACCCAGGTGAACCCGCTTCCAAGACCCATCATTAACAAGTTCATTGCGCAACATTCAAGGATACTGGTGATCGAGGAGACCGAACCTGTTATTGAAGAGCAGATATACTGTAGTGGGGTGCTTGGCAAGCTCACCGGGCATACAGGATATGGTATAATCGAAGCCAGCGACATTATTCTGGCACTGGAAAACATTGACATGGACAAGATCAGCAGGATGTGCGAACCTGAGACAAGAAAAAGCCGTGGTTTAACGTCCACCACAGGTGGACTTTCTAAAAACACGTGTGAAGATTGTCCGTACCTGGGACTATATGAGGTACTTGGCAGCCTCGATGTGCCTGTGGCTGGTGACCTTGGGTGTTCGGTAAGGACTGCACCGCCGCCTATGGAAGTAGTGGATATAGCCTATTCCCTGGGTTCTTCCATTGCCACGGCAACAGGATTTGCTGAAAAGGGGATTGCACTTGTAGGTGACTTCGGTCTTGTACACACAGGGCTGCAGGGGCTTATCGAGGCCGTACACCATCATAAGAGTGTACTTGTAGTTGTACTCCAGAATAATATTGCAGCCCTCACCGGTGGGCAGGACGTACCTGATATGACCAATGTCGTACAGACCCTTGTACCGGATACACTGATACTTGACATCAGGAATACATGGGAGGATGAACTGGCCACGATAATAAAAACAGAACTTGGAAAAGATGGTGTTTCAGTAATGTTGGCCCGGGCAACGTGCACAAAGTATTAA
- a CDS encoding type II toxin-antitoxin system VapC family toxin: MSIFIDSCVFFGVNSKNDAHHAEAVHLLKFALSGRGGTVYTSDYVFDETVTLARVRTRNAEISLTIGKAIIESPRVILLRVDEEVFNKSWDIFNEYCSRGLSFTDCTSIALVKTYDIDTILSFDSRFDGIINRNIYDHSDVLPAVSQ, encoded by the coding sequence TTGTCAATATTTATTGATTCGTGCGTATTCTTTGGCGTGAATTCAAAAAATGATGCTCACCATGCTGAAGCAGTACATTTGTTGAAATTTGCATTGAGCGGCAGGGGTGGAACCGTTTATACATCAGATTACGTGTTTGATGAAACGGTAACTCTTGCACGTGTCAGAACACGGAATGCTGAAATTTCATTAACGATCGGAAAAGCGATCATTGAATCCCCGCGGGTAATATTGTTAAGGGTGGACGAAGAAGTATTCAACAAATCATGGGATATTTTCAACGAATATTGCAGCAGGGGTTTAAGTTTTACAGATTGCACTTCGATCGCTCTTGTAAAAACGTATGATATAGATACAATTCTTAGTTTTGATTCTCGTTTCGATGGCATAATTAACCGGAATATCTATGATCATAGCGATGTCCTGCCCGCTGTTAGCCAATAG
- a CDS encoding serine/threonine protein phosphatase produces the protein MVIQVPIIKRKLFSILPKISEILYFEPAVIHTSASTPILIVADLHGDLDALRLALRKRTDLGCDTVIFLGDYIDRGPASLDVLEWLFSLKIKEPDKVILLRGNHELRETNRFEGLFRDLDFDEDLYARINQVFDDMPVAAVISNHTFCVHGGIPGPVKLPEITKKDTYPFVWNDPSGESGINQSPRGLRMRTFGEDVFDEFLRVNGLERMVRGHMILEEGYRWWFGGRLLSLFSVPDHCGRGNLGAVGVVEEGGDIEVVMFG, from the coding sequence ATGGTGATCCAAGTTCCAATAATCAAACGCAAACTATTCAGCATCCTGCCTAAAATTAGCGAAATACTCTACTTTGAACCTGCAGTGATCCACACCTCTGCCTCCACTCCAATCCTCATTGTAGCAGACCTGCACGGCGACCTGGATGCCCTGCGTCTCGCTCTTCGCAAACGTACTGACCTTGGATGTGATACCGTGATCTTCCTGGGTGATTATATTGACCGGGGTCCTGCATCGCTGGATGTTCTTGAGTGGCTGTTCTCCCTAAAGATCAAGGAGCCTGATAAGGTCATCCTTTTGCGTGGTAACCATGAACTAAGGGAAACGAACCGGTTCGAGGGGCTGTTCAGGGACCTGGATTTCGATGAAGACCTGTATGCCAGGATCAACCAGGTCTTTGATGACATGCCGGTTGCTGCTGTGATCTCGAACCACACATTCTGCGTCCATGGTGGCATCCCGGGACCTGTGAAACTCCCGGAGATCACTAAGAAGGATACGTATCCGTTCGTATGGAACGACCCGTCCGGAGAGAGCGGGATCAATCAGTCACCCAGGGGACTCCGGATGCGAACCTTTGGCGAGGATGTTTTTGATGAGTTTCTCAGGGTCAATGGACTGGAGCGGATGGTCAGGGGGCACATGATACTTGAGGAGGGATACCGATGGTGGTTTGGAGGGAGGTTGTTGTCGCTGTTTTCGGTCCCGGATCATTGTGGGAGGGGGAATTTAGGGGCGGTTGGGGTTGTTGAGGAAGGTGGGGATATAGAGGTGGTTATGTTTGGTTAG
- a CDS encoding LysE family transporter produces MLEILKMLGIGFSVGLTGALVPGPMLFATIETSLKKGWTSGPLVVSGHALVEVMLFIFIVAGFSTLATQGAILWISVIGGAVLVMFGILTFKEGKHATFSGDSSVFKSPFAAGVITSVSHPYFWLWWLTVGTGLVLMGLETSLFAASIFLLGHFMADLGWYTFVSTAISRGRSLMSEGTYQRVLMGCGGFLVVFGVWFMMSQLNLY; encoded by the coding sequence ATGTTAGAAATACTAAAAATGCTGGGCATCGGTTTTAGTGTTGGATTGACCGGTGCACTTGTACCCGGACCTATGCTCTTTGCTACTATCGAAACTTCCCTGAAGAAAGGCTGGACAAGCGGTCCCCTGGTTGTATCGGGCCATGCCCTGGTCGAGGTTATGTTATTTATCTTTATAGTGGCCGGGTTTTCAACCCTGGCAACCCAAGGTGCCATTCTCTGGATATCTGTTATCGGAGGTGCGGTACTGGTTATGTTCGGTATCTTAACTTTCAAGGAAGGGAAACATGCCACCTTTTCGGGGGACAGTAGTGTGTTTAAGAGCCCATTTGCTGCCGGTGTGATCACGTCGGTATCCCATCCGTATTTCTGGCTGTGGTGGCTGACAGTAGGGACGGGGCTGGTTCTTATGGGGCTTGAGACCAGCCTGTTTGCTGCTTCTATATTCCTGTTGGGTCACTTTATGGCAGACCTGGGCTGGTACACTTTCGTGTCTACTGCGATAAGCAGGGGGAGGTCGCTTATGTCTGAGGGGACTTATCAACGAGTGCTGATGGGGTGCGGTGGTTTTTTGGTGGTGTTCGGGGTGTGGTTCATGATGAGCCAATTGAATCTTTATTAA
- a CDS encoding transcription initiation factor IIB, which yields MAELEKEKEVERSERSKIRESIKLRKEKEKVGAFEKPTLECPECGSRSLVQDYERAELVCNDCGLVVDSEFIDQGPEWRAFDHDQRMKRSRVGAPMTYTIHDKGLSTMIDWRNRDSYGKSISSKSRAQLYRLRKWQRRIRVSNATERNLAFALSELDRMASALGLSRNVRETAAVVYRKAVDMNLIRGRSIEGVAASALYAACRQCNVPRTLDEIAEVSRVSRKEIGRTYRFISRELGLKLMPTSPIDYIPRFCSGLNLHGEVQSKGVEILRQAAEKELTSGRGPTGVAAAAIYISSILCGERRTQREVAEVAGVTEVTIRNRYKELAEQLDIEIIL from the coding sequence ATGGCTGAATTAGAAAAAGAAAAAGAAGTTGAGAGATCTGAGAGAAGTAAAATACGTGAGAGTATAAAGCTCAGAAAGGAAAAGGAAAAGGTCGGAGCATTCGAGAAGCCTACTCTGGAATGTCCCGAGTGCGGTAGCCGCAGTCTGGTACAGGATTATGAGCGGGCGGAACTTGTGTGTAATGATTGCGGTCTTGTGGTCGATTCCGAGTTCATTGACCAGGGACCGGAATGGAGAGCGTTCGACCACGACCAGCGTATGAAGAGAAGCAGGGTGGGCGCGCCCATGACCTATACCATTCACGACAAGGGCCTGTCAACCATGATCGACTGGCGAAACCGCGATTCTTACGGTAAATCAATATCATCAAAAAGCAGGGCCCAGCTGTACAGGCTACGAAAATGGCAGCGTCGCATCAGGGTCAGCAATGCTACTGAGAGGAATTTAGCCTTTGCATTATCAGAACTGGATAGGATGGCCAGTGCACTGGGCCTGTCCCGGAATGTGCGGGAAACTGCGGCTGTGGTCTACCGCAAGGCTGTTGACATGAACCTGATCAGGGGCCGGAGTATTGAGGGTGTGGCTGCTTCTGCACTGTATGCAGCCTGCAGGCAGTGTAATGTGCCAAGGACGCTGGACGAGATCGCTGAAGTATCCAGGGTCAGCCGTAAGGAGATCGGCCGTACATACCGGTTCATTTCCAGGGAACTGGGCCTGAAACTCATGCCTACGTCACCTATTGACTATATCCCAAGGTTCTGCTCTGGCCTGAACCTGCATGGTGAAGTGCAGTCCAAGGGTGTGGAGATCCTGAGGCAGGCGGCAGAGAAGGAACTCACCTCCGGACGTGGACCTACTGGTGTGGCTGCGGCTGCTATCTATATATCCAGCATCCTGTGCGGCGAGCGCAGGACCCAGCGTGAAGTGGCAGAAGTAGCTGGTGTCACGGAAGTGACTATCCGAAACAGGTATAAGGAACTTGCAGAACAACTGGATATTGAGATAATACTGTAA
- a CDS encoding H/ACA RNA-protein complex protein Gar1 — protein sequence MKILGTVLHTSSHKNLIVRGDKTNKTGNKKLFRINNLVFDRRKTKIGKVNDVFGPVDQPYFSVRVFKNVAGENLRGFKGKHVYVK from the coding sequence TTGAAAATATTAGGAACGGTTTTACATACTTCAAGTCATAAAAACTTAATCGTCAGAGGGGATAAAACAAACAAGACTGGTAATAAGAAGTTATTCAGGATAAATAACCTGGTCTTTGACAGGAGAAAAACGAAGATCGGAAAGGTCAATGATGTGTTCGGACCTGTGGACCAACCGTATTTTTCAGTGAGAGTTTTTAAGAATGTGGCCGGAGAAAATCTGAGGGGTTTCAAAGGCAAGCACGTATATGTGAAATAA
- a CDS encoding histidinol phosphate phosphatase domain-containing protein, whose amino-acid sequence MIDLHTHSIFSDGELLPSELVRRAVVHGYTAIAITDHVDFTNIEHVLSGIKKARYLEEVWDIQVLAGVEITHVPPQKIQALVDLARELGSEIVVVHGETLVEPVLTGTNRAAIEAGADILAHPGLISKEDALLAADVGVCLEISARCGHNRANGHVVRIAEEVGADMIVSTDSHSPGDLVTDGEALNIAMGAGLSEKHAQEVLFSKPLSLLNIR is encoded by the coding sequence ATGATAGATCTTCATACCCATTCAATATTCAGCGACGGTGAACTGCTTCCAAGCGAACTTGTTCGCAGGGCCGTGGTCCATGGCTATACTGCCATTGCAATTACGGACCATGTAGATTTCACTAATATCGAGCATGTACTTTCCGGGATCAAGAAAGCCAGGTATCTTGAAGAGGTATGGGATATCCAGGTACTTGCAGGAGTTGAGATAACCCATGTGCCCCCGCAGAAGATACAGGCATTGGTTGATCTTGCACGTGAACTGGGCTCTGAGATAGTTGTGGTACACGGGGAAACACTTGTCGAGCCTGTGCTGACCGGGACGAACAGGGCTGCTATCGAGGCAGGGGCCGATATACTGGCGCACCCGGGATTGATCTCTAAGGAGGATGCACTACTGGCAGCAGATGTTGGGGTATGCCTGGAGATCTCCGCACGCTGCGGGCATAACCGGGCCAACGGTCATGTGGTAAGAATAGCTGAAGAGGTTGGGGCAGATATGATAGTTAGTACCGATTCCCATTCACCAGGGGACCTGGTCACTGATGGTGAGGCGCTTAATATCGCTATGGGTGCAGGGTTAAGTGAAAAACATGCACAAGAGGTATTGTTTTCAAAACCTTTAAGTCTGTTAAATATCAGATAA
- a CDS encoding AI-2E family transporter: protein MTGPLDRKRFTLIVGIVVIAVALLIIYLSWVFVNVIILSIFGAFILRPLDKKLRKITRIKNRQISAILTITIVALIFTGLFLNIIFILGSELAKFQPDVLQTDINMLIDYGMELMGKYIPDTIQENMKSNLSSSASSAILFIISIAQHVVLNFISNIAIFAMQLGVVIFLLYYLLIDGENIVETFIHILPSNRVEIIREFLQHLNSIYNSLFNVYLIVCVLTGIIGGIGLMLIGVPYPIMWGAVIAVLALLPIVGPGTFYVPAAIYYYIVNEPVKAVVIVIFGWLFLETIPGNIIRPRLMMQSGNIHPIITLLSFTAPLFVVGAMGIIIGPAAYGFMLALYRTYTGLEVITKPGNQEIEEKAGTQVEDENQLGDKTQPGDEIKPGDKTQPEDKT, encoded by the coding sequence ATGACTGGCCCGCTGGACAGAAAACGTTTCACTCTTATTGTGGGTATCGTGGTTATAGCAGTTGCTCTCTTGATCATATATCTTTCATGGGTATTCGTAAATGTGATCATATTGAGCATATTCGGCGCATTCATATTGCGTCCCCTGGATAAAAAGCTTCGAAAAATTACCAGGATCAAGAACCGGCAGATCTCAGCGATCCTGACCATCACTATCGTAGCATTGATTTTTACAGGCTTGTTCCTGAACATCATATTTATCCTGGGCTCGGAACTGGCAAAATTCCAGCCTGATGTCCTGCAAACCGACATAAATATGCTGATAGATTATGGCATGGAACTAATGGGCAAGTACATCCCGGATACCATACAGGAAAATATGAAGTCCAATCTTTCCAGTTCGGCATCTTCTGCCATACTGTTCATAATTAGCATTGCCCAGCATGTTGTATTGAATTTCATATCCAATATTGCGATCTTTGCCATGCAACTGGGAGTAGTGATATTTTTACTTTATTACCTGCTCATCGACGGCGAGAATATAGTTGAGACATTCATTCATATCCTGCCTTCCAACAGGGTAGAGATCATCAGGGAATTTCTGCAGCACCTGAACAGTATATATAACAGCCTTTTCAATGTTTACCTGATCGTTTGCGTGTTGACCGGTATAATCGGCGGCATCGGCCTGATGCTTATCGGTGTACCATATCCTATAATGTGGGGCGCTGTCATTGCAGTCCTGGCCCTGCTGCCGATCGTGGGACCGGGCACATTCTATGTACCGGCAGCCATCTATTATTACATTGTCAATGAACCGGTAAAAGCCGTGGTGATCGTAATATTTGGCTGGTTGTTCCTTGAGACCATTCCCGGCAACATTATCAGGCCCAGACTGATGATGCAAAGTGGAAATATCCATCCAATCATAACACTGCTGTCCTTTACTGCCCCCCTGTTCGTGGTCGGTGCCATGGGGATAATAATCGGCCCTGCAGCTTACGGTTTCATGCTTGCTTTATACAGGACATATACGGGACTCGAGGTAATAACTAAACCTGGAAACCAGGAGATCGAAGAAAAGGCTGGGACCCAAGTAGAGGATGAAAACCAACTTGGAGATAAAACTCAACCCGGAGATGAAATCAAACCTGGAGATAAAACACAACCTGAGGATAAAACCTAA
- a CDS encoding fumarylacetoacetate hydrolase family protein, translating to MIGRFRFGDEVFTGTVEGERVVVERGMYCDTYTLDELEVLPPVTPSKIVCVGLNYIDHARELEMKLPGHPIIFLKPPSAIIGHSDMIVYPPESQHVDYEAELAVVIGKRCRNVSAMQAGDVILGYTCFNDVTARDIQKADGQWTRAKSFDTFAPLGPFVVRAESVDISTAYIRSRVNGQLRQDSSVNNMIFDIPALIEFISHIMTLEKGDVIATGTPAGVGQLYPGDTVEIEIENVGTLKNEVVKP from the coding sequence ATGATAGGCAGATTCAGGTTTGGTGATGAGGTTTTCACCGGCACTGTAGAAGGTGAAAGAGTTGTCGTGGAACGGGGGATGTATTGTGATACTTATACCCTGGATGAATTGGAGGTACTACCCCCTGTGACACCTAGCAAGATCGTATGTGTGGGATTGAATTATATAGACCATGCCCGGGAACTGGAAATGAAACTGCCCGGTCATCCTATTATCTTCCTGAAACCTCCTTCTGCTATTATCGGGCATAGTGATATGATCGTCTATCCTCCTGAATCCCAGCATGTGGATTATGAAGCAGAACTGGCAGTTGTGATCGGTAAGAGGTGCAGGAACGTATCTGCCATGCAAGCAGGTGACGTGATACTGGGATATACTTGTTTTAACGATGTAACGGCTCGCGATATCCAAAAGGCAGATGGTCAGTGGACCAGAGCTAAGAGCTTTGATACTTTTGCCCCATTAGGTCCGTTTGTGGTCAGGGCTGAAAGTGTGGACATATCAACTGCATACATACGCTCCAGGGTCAACGGTCAGTTAAGGCAGGATTCCAGTGTAAATAATATGATTTTTGATATCCCGGCACTGATAGAATTTATATCCCATATCATGACACTGGAAAAGGGTGATGTCATAGCTACCGGCACGCCTGCGGGTGTGGGTCAGCTTTATCCAGGGGATACGGTGGAGATAGAGATAGAGAATGTGGGTACTTTGAAAAATGAGGTTGTTAAGCCCTAA